AACAGTGAAGGTAGGTTGTTTGGGCTTACCAATAAATGCTACACCGCCTAATCCTCGATAATCCACAATCCAATATTCAGGGATGCCTAAAAGTGCATATTCTTCAACTTTCCGCGCATAGTCAGTTTCCCAGTTGCTACTAACGACTTCCACCACCAGTTTAATTGAGCGTCCAAGAGTAATTACGGGTTCTCGCTGCCAGAGGGGTTCATGGTGGAGAACGGTTTCATCGAGAACTACGACATCAGGACGATGAACTGTAGCTGTATCTGCAAAGGGGTAAATTAAACAAGTGCGAGGAATAAACCAGGGGAGTTGTTCTGCAACTAGGTAGATTCCTATTTGGGTTGCAAGTTTGCCACTCACCGTTTCATGGGGGCCAGTGGGTTCCATGTCAATTAGTTCTCCATCTGCCAGTTCGTAGCGGGGATTGTCTCGGTATTGCGAGAGAAAATCTTTAAATGTCAGGGCTTTTGGGGAGATATATGTCATAAAAGTCAATCTCCTGAAGGCAAGTTGTTTTGATTATAAGTTAGAAGCAAACCTCTACTGACCTCGATGCCAAGAGTGTTGTTTTCTGCGCTGGGGTTAAACCTGTTACACTCAAGTCAAGAAAAAATATGCTGAAATTTAGCGATCGCATCTGATACTTGATTACGGGCGATGTCTGGCGATAATAAGCAAAACTTCTACGCAATTCTGGTGATAGGGTTAAAGCAGGCGATCGCAAAGAGGGTAATTACGGGTTCTCGCTTTCCAACTCACACATCACCAAAACCCTCAACTCCGTCACCCGCTTCAAAGCTGCATCATTGGTCAAAAACGCTTGACAACCAGCTATTAAAGCCGCCGCCACCTGCAACGCATCGGGTAACTGAAGATTATAATGTACCCTAATTCTCGCAGCTTCTCGCGCAATAGCAGCATTAATCTCTACAAAAACTACTTCTTCTTGTTGCAACACATCGACAAAAGCTTGCTCTAAATCAGCTAACCCCAGACGTATAGCACCTACCAAGCACTCTGATAACGTTATCCCAGATACTACTGCTGTAATGTCAGCTGACAATCGCTCAAAAATTGGATCGACTAAATCCACAAACTGCGGATTCCGTTCGACAAAATAAATTACAGGTGCTGTATCGAGAAACAAGCGAGAAACATTTGCTAACGCATCACTAATCCTCATTCCTCTGCTCGCAACAAACGTTCTCGACGCTCATCTCCTTCTTGTCGAGTCCGCGAAACCCATTCCTGAGCATCTTCACCCAATAGCGGATAGGGGGCCATACCTTTCAAATCGCTCCACGTGCGTTTTGGTTGAGCTTGGTTGATATGCTTTTTTATACGCTCCACCAAATGTCCCATAACCATCAATTGCTCTTCTGGAGTCAGTTGCTCAATCTCGCTTAAAATTTTTTCAAGTGACAGACTCATCAATCTAACCCTATATTCATAACTAAGTAGGTGGGTGAAAATAAACATGACTATGTTACGAAACGTAAATATACCTGAAACCCTTACTACTGACCCTTACGGGTGACGCTCGCAAGCTCGCTAACGCTGCGAAGATCGCCAGTCGCTCATGGGGAGCCACTGCGGTGAGGCACTTGCTGTCTTGGCGGTTTCCGTCGATAGCAAAGTGCCTTTCCCGTTGGGTCTTGGGGTCTGGCCAAGTGGAGCAAGTGGCGTGGGAACCCCCTCTTGGCCGCGCTGGCTCACAACTAACAACTGACAACTGACGACCCTCACTAGTTAACATCTCGGCTTCGCTCGATGTTAAAGCTGAGCGAAGTCGAAGCTTTAACTTTATTCGCACCGACCTACTTATTGTAAAGGCGATATCTGGCGACAAGCCGAAGAGTTTAAGCGATCGCCCCACCATAATCACAGTTTCTTGCTGCCAAAATTCCTATATTCATAACTCTTGTAGAGGCGATGTTTCTTGACTCGTTGTTGCAGCGTCTACGCATTAATTATGATGATGTCATAACAAGCCATGTCTAGCGACAAGCCGCTTTGCGTCTACGCTTCTGAATTTTCTTCTTCACTAGTGTAAATAATTAGAGTTAGAGAACTCCAAAAATTAAATGAAGGAAATTCCTGCATTCAAGACAACTATAAAATTTCATCTTCCCCTGCTCCTCCTGCTTCCCCTGCTTCCCCTGCTTCCCCTGCTCACCAAAGCGATTGATTATTTTTTATTTGGAAGTCCCTTACTGCTGGTTTTGCAACCAAACTGCTAAGTCGGATATCTCGGTAAAGTCAAACAGTGCATCGCTTAAATCATCTAGCTGGTTAATCGACAATGCTTGAAGTCGTTGTTGTAATTCAATAGAAATTGTGCCAAATCGCCGTGAAAGTAGGCGAGTTAAGGTTTGTAGTTTTCCTTTTTTAGCACCTTTTTCTAGTATTTCTTGATAAATTGGTGACTCTTCCATTAGTTCCTCCCTGAAATACTGGCGAATTAGTTGTTTATCGAACTTTAAAGCAGCTAGTACTTCTGTGCAAGCTGTGATGTTTTGTCGTTGTTCTGGTTCTTCGATTTTATCTATTTCTACAGCAACTTGTTCTAACAAAGCTGCTGGTGCATCTGTAGAAGCCAATACTGCTAATGGTAGCAGCGCGGGGTTAGCCAGAAGCGGTTGCGGGTCTTGCTCCCACAAGCGGATAATTCTATACTCATGTCTTGTCTTCCCAACTGCAAGCTCATTGATGTAAACAGCAGGGGAATCTGTTTGTTTTAAGAAAATAACTACTTGTTCAATGGGACATTCGTATTTTCGATATATTCTCAACCAGTAATCCAGCATCCTCACAGGGAGAGATGGTTTTGATTGAGGAATAGTTTGGAACTCCAAATGCAAAATGCTACCTAGTTCTGGTAGTTGAAATAAAGCATCAGAACGGATTGGTTCTACACTTAATTCTGTGGGTAAAACCTGAATATTTGTTTCAGCAGAGTTCAGCAACCACTGTACAAAAGATGATGGATACTCAGATGTCAAAAATCGGCAAATGCTATCGTATGCCAAGGGTATTTATTTAAAATGTACAAAACAAATTTTAGTACAAAAACTTTGCCAGCATAGTCAGTTTGCTAGTTTGCGTTTATCCTCACAAAATCTAAACAAATTCATCTAAAGAATTAACAGCGATCGCTGCATCCATTAAAATTTCTAGTTGCTCTAAACTCTCACCCTCAAGCCTTGCTTGTAATTGTTGGGGAATTTCGCCAAAACGCAGTTCAATACCCGCATTAATTGCCGTCGCGCACCTTGCTGAAGACCTTCCTCTCGTCCTCTTTGCTCACCTTCGGCGAAAATTTCTTGATACCAAAGCGATTCTTGCAATACTGCCATATCTCACCTCATGATTTGTTGCACTAAAGGCGTATAGCGTCACCAGGCTTACCAGAAGCGACTTCGTTTTAGCCGATACAATAAAATATATGGTAATTTAAAGTTGTGTAAAACTAATTGTTAGTTAAGCTAATTAAGTACCACCCTGTGTAGCATTCAATAATTTAAACTGTCCATTGCTGACTACTAACTTAAGTTGACCATACCTAAAAAAAACAAGATTGAACCTGCATAGCTCAAGGCATAAACATGACAAAAGAAATAACGCGCCGCAACTTTATCGCAACTGCTACCCTTGCCACAGGTTTTGCTCTGGCAGTACAACCTATTTCTGCTAACACCATCGCCACCGATGCTAAAGGATTAATCGCGGGTGCGGTGAAAATTCCTGTTTCAGATGGTGAAATTCCAGCTTACAGGGCGCAGCCTGCCACTGATGGAAAATTCCCAATTGTGCTAGTGATTCAAGAAATCTTTGGCGTACATGAGCATATTCAAGATGTCTGTCGGCGCTTTGCCAAGTTGGGATATGTAGCGATCGCACCGGAATTATTTGTACGTCAAGGCGATGTCTCTAAATTAAGCAGTATAGACGAAATTCGCCCAATTGTGGCAAAAGTGCCAGATGCCCAAGTACTATCTGACCTTGATGCTACGGTAAACTGGGCTGTGAAGTCAGCTAAGGGAAAAGCTGATAAAGTAGGCATTACCGGTTTTTGCTGGGGTGGTAGGATTACTTGGCTGTACGCCGCACACAATCCCAAAGTGAAAGCAGGTGTGGCGTGGTACGGGCGACTGGTGGGTGATGTCACCAAACTTCAGCCTAAGTATCCTGTTGATATTGCCTCGACGCTTTCTGTACCCGTTCTTGGACTTTACGGCGGCAAAGACACGGGTATTCCCTTAAATACAGTCGAGCAGATGCGCGATCGCTTAAAATCTAGCAGCAGCAAATCTGAAATCATCGTCTACCCCGATGCACCCCACGCCTTTTTTGCCGATTATCGTCCTTCTTATCGCCAAAAAGAAGCTCGTGATGGTTGGAAACGTCTGTGGGTATGGTTTAAAGAGCATGGGTTGTAAATAGATTTCATTAGAAGCAAAATTTAAAATTTGGTCTTATACAAAAATTGTTGACTGATGGCTGATGACTGTAGTCATCAATCATTAATCATCAGTCATCAAGGAGGCATTAGTGAGGGGCTGGCTGAAAAAGAATATTTATTTTTATTTACCGGCATTCAAGTCGCGTAATTTTCGACTCTTCTTTGGTGGACAAACGCTGTCTCTGTCAGGGACTTTCATGACCCAGGTGACAATTTCCTGGTTAATGTATGACCTGACTCATTCTCCTTGGTTGTTGGGTTTAAATGGGTTTCTGCAATTTATACCCACATTAATTTTGACTCCATTTTCAGGAGTTTTATCTGATCGCTGGAGTCGGCGAGATTTGCTGATACTGGTGCAATTGCTGGGAATTATCGTCTCGCTAACCATAACGATACTCACCTTTTTAGGGTTTGTCGATTTCTGGTTGCTGTTGATTGTCAGTATTCTGGGGGGATTGTTGAAGGGATTGGATATGCCCGTGCGGTATGCGATCGTCATTGAAACAGTGGACGATCGCGCTGATTTGGGCAACGCGATCGCTCTTTATTCGGGTATGTTGAGTAGTTCTCTATTAATCGGGCCTGCGATCGAGTCTCTATTCTCTGGCTATGATTGGTACACTGCCTTTGGGTAACTTGGTGGTGGGGACTCTTGCACAGTACATCGGTGCTACAAATACGGTGATTGGGTGTGGTATTGTTTGCCTTTTAGAATCGGTCTGGTTTTTTCGACAATTACCGATTTTGACAAGTTGGATTAAGCAAAAAACCAATTCAAGCAGCGATTTATCTCAACCTGCGACATAATCAGTTCTATCAAATCGGTGTCCGTATTCATTGTTCTTGACCATTTAATAAACAGCACTACGGTTACAGTCAACTTGGAAAAATGATTGCGTTTTACTAGATTAACTCTCGTTTTTGTAACAGTACTACCTCATACTGGTTCCTATGAAATGATTAGTATAGTTGAATTTTTGGGAAAACCTGCATGAGCATTGAATTTGGCCGCGAAATCTGTGGAAATCTTGCTACAGCAGAAGTGCGGGAGTGGTTAGTAACCAATGGTAAGGGTAGTTATGCTTCTGGGACAGTAGCAGGTACTCTCACAAGATGTTATCATGGCTTACTCGTAGCAGCACTCAAACCGCCAGTAGAACGTACAGTATTACTCACCAAACTTGATGAAACTGCACAATATAACAATCATTCCTATAGTCTTTATACTAACCGTTGGGCTGGGGAATTGATCAATCCTCATGGTTATGTGAATATCGAAAGATTCCACCTAGAAGGAACAACCCCTGTATGGGATTTTGTGTTTGAAGATGCTTTGTTAGAGAAGCGCATCTGGATGGAACCAGGAGCAGATACAACATATATTCACTATCAATTGAAACGAGGCAGTCAACCATTAACTCTATCAATCAAAGCTTTAGTAAACTATCGGGATTATCATAGCAAAACCAAAGCCGGAAGTTGGAGGATGAAAATTGATAGTATTACTAATGGGCTAGGTATCACAGCTTTTAATCAAGCTAGAACTTTGTTTTTATTAGCTGATAATGCTAGTATTTTGCCTGGGAGTGGGGACGACTGGTATAGAAATTTTGCGTTAACAGCAGAACGCGATCGCGGGTTAGATGACATTGACGATAATCTGTTTGTAGGTACTTTTGAAGCCACCATTCCACCAGGAGGAACGTTCACCTTTATAGCCAGCACTGAAACAAACCCAAATTTAAATGCTGCTGCTGCCTTAGAAAGGCGCAATCAATATGAACAAAAATTGTTACAACGTTGGCAAGTAGCTAACCCCAAAATTAATCAAACTCCTGATTGGGTGAATCAATTAGTACTTGCTGCTGATCAGTTTATTGTTGATCGCCCACTACCAGATAATCCAGATGGTAAAACAGTCATCGCAGGCTACCATTGGTTTACCGATTGGGGCCGCGACACCATGATTAGTCTACCTGGTCTAACTCTGGCTACCGGTCGTCCAGAAATTGCAGGCTCAATTATTCGCACCTTTGCTAAATACATTAATCGCGGCATGTTGCCGAATGTTTTTCCTGATAGTAACAGAGAACTAACAGACAATGACTACAATACTGTTGATGCGACCCTGTGGTTTTTTGAAGCAATTCGTAGCTATTATGCCGCAACTCAGGACAAGCAGTTATTAGAAGAACTGTTCCCCAAACTAGGGGAAATTATCGACGCACACATTCAAGGAACGCGTTATCAAATCAAACTTGATCCTGAAGATGGGTTAATTTATGCTGGTCAGGACGGTGTACAACTCACTTGGATGGATGCCAAAATAGGAGACTGGGTGGTTACTCCTCGCATTGGTAAACCCATAGAAATTAATGCTCTCTGGTATAATGCTTTACAAACGATGTCGGAATTTGCCCAACATCTGCAAAAACCCTCCCAACAGTACGATCAACTTGCTAAGTTAACTCTGCAAGGATTTCAGCGCTTTTGGAATAGTGCCAAGGGTTATTGTTTCGATGTCTTGGATAGTCCTAGTGGTAACGATGACTCATTACGACCTAACCAAATTTTTGCCGTATCCTTACCAAAAAGCCCTCTTACACCAGAACAACAGCAGCAAGTTGTTGAAGTCTGCGGGCAATCTCTCCTGACTTCTTACGGTTTGCGTAGCCTCGCTACTGATAATCCTGAATACGAAGGTTTTTATGGGGGAGATCAATATCACCGTGATAAAGTCTATCACCAAGGAACTGTTTGGGGATGGCTAATTGGGCCATTTGTTCTTGCTCACTTCAATGTTTTCCAAGATCCAGCATTAGCTCGTCAGTTCCTAGAACCCATCAAGCATCATATAACAAATGCCGGATTGGGAACCATCAGCGAAATCTTCAATGGTGACTTACCGATAGAACCTAAAGGTTGTATCGCTCAAGCTTGGTCAGTTGCAGAAGTGCTACGTGCTTGGCTAGCCACTGATGTCGCCTCCAGTTAAACAGTGACAGCAGGGGAACACAGAAGAAGGTTTTTGGACAGAAATCATAACAAATCAAGAAGTAATATCATGTTCGCGCTTATTACTTATTAAAACCGAGCCAAAGCTATGCTTTGTTCCCCTCCCCGTTCACGGGGTGCAATGACTGTGGGAATCATAACTAATTAACATGACATGATATAAATCATCAAGAATTGCTTCAATATCTTATGCACAAATATCTCTGAAAAATGAAATTCAAAGCCCATAGTAAAACCCAACATGAAACTATATCAAGTGTTGAGTTTCTATTCGATACCCAAACTACAGATATTGTAAGTTAGGACTTACGTAAGTGTCATATTTTTTCGTCTGGGCAGTCAAGGGTCAAAAGTCAATAGTCCAAAAAATCTTGCTTAAAGACTATTGACTCTGGAACGCCAGTCGCTACAACGGAGGGAACCTCCGCAACGCGCTGGCTCCTATTGACTGCCATCACAGTAAATCTGTGTGCCAGTTGCGTAAGTCCTGTTTTCGTAACGATGCTCACCAGCAATTGAAACTGCGTCTTGAGTCACTTGAATATCCAAGTCTTTACCCTCTACACCTGGAATTTCAGCTCTGAATAGTAAAAAATTACCTTTGTCATGTAATTCAACAGCAGGAACCCAAGCAGTTTGGCGTGATGAGGAAATATCTGAATTGCCTCTTTTAACTGCTGCAAGCTCAGAGAACAGCTGATCCATTTGACGACGCAGAATTTCCACTTCTCGGAATTGCCATATATCAAATATCTCCTTAACTTTCTAATTCGTTTGAGGGGTAATCGAACAAAGTTTTAGAGGTGATTTAGAGGAATTTGGTAATTAAGCAATTACCGAACCTTTTTTCCTCTAGAGAAGTTTTGTTTGCTTTGTTTCTTCTCTCTATTAGTAATTTAATTGAAGAAAAATCGCAAAACAATTGGGTAAACCGAATATGGTTCGGTTGCGTTTACCGTATTCAATAAACCTCTTTTATTATTCTGGGAAATTAAAAATAATTGTAGGTTGGGGAGCCACTTGCACTTCTTACATTGCGAGATCCCCGACTTCTTCAAGAAGTCGGGGATCTGACCAAGTCGGGGATCTGACCACTAGTGGCATTTAAACGAAGTGAAACCCAACAATAGCAAGGTTTTTTGGAGTTGGGTTTTGCTGACGCTCAAATGTCACTTCATCAGGGCGGGGGAGAACCCCCGCACATGAGGGCTACCTAGTTGCTGCGTTCAGTATGAGATATTTAACTTAAGAAACATCCTCTTAGCAACGATTCTATCTTTTCCTCTATTTAAAGTTTTTCGTGGGCAGCTAAAATGATTTTTTCTGTCTCTTCCCAGCTAATACATTTGTCAGTTACAGAAACTCCATATTGCAATTCTTCTTTTTTGCCAGTCATAGGTTGATTACCTTCATACAAATTGGATTCCAGCATCATGCCAACTATTGATGTATTACCATCCACTATTTGTTGAATCACATTCTCCAATACAGTAGCTTGCAATTTATAGTTTTTGTTAGTATTACCGTGGCTACAGTCAATCACAATTCTTGGTGGTAGATTAGCCTCTTTTAATTTTTCTTCTACCTGTTGGACATTCACGGGATCAAAGTTGGGCTGATTACCGCCTCGCAAAATTACATGACCGTAGGCATTACCTCTAGTTTGAAATACACTAACCTGTCCCTTATGATTAATTCCGAGAAAATGATGAGGATTTTTAGCTGATTGTAAAGCATTCAAAGCCACTTGAATATTGCCATCAGTACCATTTTTAAAACCTACAGGCATCGATAGTCCACTGGACATTTCACGATGAGTTTGTGATTCAGTTGTGCGTGCCCCGATCGCAGACCACGTGATCAGTTCACTAATGTATTGAGGTATAATCGGATCTAATGCTTCTGTGCCAGTTGGTAGCCCCAATTCTGTAATTTCTAACAGTAGTTGACGTGCGATTAATATACCATTTTCCACATGGAAAGAATCATCCATATCAGGGTCGTTAATTAATCCTTTCCATCCTACTGTTGTTCTTGGTTTTTCAAAGTAAACCCGCATAACCAACAGTAATTTGTCTTGAACTCGTTCAGCCAAAAC
Above is a window of Nostoc sp. UHCC 0702 DNA encoding:
- a CDS encoding Uma2 family endonuclease, yielding MTYISPKALTFKDFLSQYRDNPRYELADGELIDMEPTGPHETVSGKLATQIGIYLVAEQLPWFIPRTCLIYPFADTATVHRPDVVVLDETVLHHEPLWQREPVITLGRSIKLVVEVVSSNWETDYARKVEEYALLGIPEYWIVDYRGLGGVAFIGKPKQPTFTVCQLVEDTYTQQQYRLNQSINSPLLPSLQLRLDDILPR
- a CDS encoding type II toxin-antitoxin system VapC family toxin; this encodes MRISDALANVSRLFLDTAPVIYFVERNPQFVDLVDPIFERLSADITAVVSGITLSECLVGAIRLGLADLEQAFVDVLQQEEVVFVEINAAIAREAARIRVHYNLQLPDALQVAAALIAGCQAFLTNDAALKRVTELRVLVMCELESENP
- a CDS encoding Rpn family recombination-promoting nuclease/putative transposase, which codes for MAYDSICRFLTSEYPSSFVQWLLNSAETNIQVLPTELSVEPIRSDALFQLPELGSILHLEFQTIPQSKPSLPVRMLDYWLRIYRKYECPIEQVVIFLKQTDSPAVYINELAVGKTRHEYRIIRLWEQDPQPLLANPALLPLAVLASTDAPAALLEQVAVEIDKIEEPEQRQNITACTEVLAALKFDKQLIRQYFREELMEESPIYQEILEKGAKKGKLQTLTRLLSRRFGTISIELQQRLQALSINQLDDLSDALFDFTEISDLAVWLQNQQ
- a CDS encoding dienelactone hydrolase family protein, whose amino-acid sequence is MTKEITRRNFIATATLATGFALAVQPISANTIATDAKGLIAGAVKIPVSDGEIPAYRAQPATDGKFPIVLVIQEIFGVHEHIQDVCRRFAKLGYVAIAPELFVRQGDVSKLSSIDEIRPIVAKVPDAQVLSDLDATVNWAVKSAKGKADKVGITGFCWGGRITWLYAAHNPKVKAGVAWYGRLVGDVTKLQPKYPVDIASTLSVPVLGLYGGKDTGIPLNTVEQMRDRLKSSSSKSEIIVYPDAPHAFFADYRPSYRQKEARDGWKRLWVWFKEHGL
- a CDS encoding amylo-alpha-1,6-glucosidase, producing MSIEFGREICGNLATAEVREWLVTNGKGSYASGTVAGTLTRCYHGLLVAALKPPVERTVLLTKLDETAQYNNHSYSLYTNRWAGELINPHGYVNIERFHLEGTTPVWDFVFEDALLEKRIWMEPGADTTYIHYQLKRGSQPLTLSIKALVNYRDYHSKTKAGSWRMKIDSITNGLGITAFNQARTLFLLADNASILPGSGDDWYRNFALTAERDRGLDDIDDNLFVGTFEATIPPGGTFTFIASTETNPNLNAAAALERRNQYEQKLLQRWQVANPKINQTPDWVNQLVLAADQFIVDRPLPDNPDGKTVIAGYHWFTDWGRDTMISLPGLTLATGRPEIAGSIIRTFAKYINRGMLPNVFPDSNRELTDNDYNTVDATLWFFEAIRSYYAATQDKQLLEELFPKLGEIIDAHIQGTRYQIKLDPEDGLIYAGQDGVQLTWMDAKIGDWVVTPRIGKPIEINALWYNALQTMSEFAQHLQKPSQQYDQLAKLTLQGFQRFWNSAKGYCFDVLDSPSGNDDSLRPNQIFAVSLPKSPLTPEQQQQVVEVCGQSLLTSYGLRSLATDNPEYEGFYGGDQYHRDKVYHQGTVWGWLIGPFVLAHFNVFQDPALARQFLEPIKHHITNAGLGTISEIFNGDLPIEPKGCIAQAWSVAEVLRAWLATDVASS
- a CDS encoding Hsp20 family protein translates to MDQLFSELAAVKRGNSDISSSRQTAWVPAVELHDKGNFLLFRAEIPGVEGKDLDIQVTQDAVSIAGEHRYENRTYATGTQIYCDGSQ
- a CDS encoding 3-deoxy-7-phosphoheptulonate synthase, with the protein product MHNQLSNTNIKHSHVLLTPSEVKSRLPLSKLAEQTVLKYREEIEHILDFQDRRKFIVVGPCSIHDPKAALEYSQKLKVLAERVQDKLLLVMRVYFEKPRTTVGWKGLINDPDMDDSFHVENGILIARQLLLEITELGLPTGTEALDPIIPQYISELITWSAIGARTTESQTHREMSSGLSMPVGFKNGTDGNIQVALNALQSAKNPHHFLGINHKGQVSVFQTRGNAYGHVILRGGNQPNFDPVNVQQVEEKLKEANLPPRIVIDCSHGNTNKNYKLQATVLENVIQQIVDGNTSIVGMMLESNLYEGNQPMTGKKEELQYGVSVTDKCISWEETEKIILAAHEKL